Part of the Cryptosporangium arvum DSM 44712 genome, CTCACTCGGCGCTCCCGACGAGACGGAGAGCGGCGAGTCACCGAACCTGCCGACGCCCAGCGCGTCGCCCACCGCCCCCGGCGGATCCGAGGAGGACGACGGGGTCGGCGTCCAGGTGCTGGTGAAGAACCTCCAGGTGCCGTGGGGGCTCGCCTTCCTCCCCGACGGGAAGGCGCTGGTCACCGAACGCGACACGCGGCGGATCCTGTCGATCACGCCCGGCGGCCGCGCGACCCCGGTGCAGACCATCCAGGACGCCTACTCCGGCGGTGAGGGCGGCCTGCTCGGTATCGCGGTCTCACCGAAGTACGCGACCGACAAGACGGTCTACCTCTATTACACGACACGCACCGACAACCGCATCGCGTCGCTGGTGCTGGGTCAGCAGCCGCAGCCGATCGTCACCGGCATCCCGGTGTCGGGCATCCACAACGGCGGCCGGCTCGCGTTCGGCCCCGACGGCTATCTCTACGCGGGCACCGGCGACGCCTCCGAGCGTGGCCGCGCGCAGGACCTGAAGAGCCTCGGCGGCAAGATCCTGCGGATGACCGGCGCGGGCAAACCGGCGCCGGGCAACCCGTACCCGAATTCGCTGGTGTGGTCCCGGGGCCACCGGAACGTCCAGGGCCTCACCTGGGACTCGAAGAAGCGTCTCTGGGCCACCGAGTTCGGCCAGAACGAGTGGGACGAAGTGAACGTCATCACCAAGGGCGGCAACTACGGCTGGCCGACGGTGGAGGGCATGAGCAACGACAAGCGGTTCACCAAGCCGCTCGTCGCCTGGAAGCCCGACGTGGCCTCGCCAAGCGGCGCGGTCGTCATCGGGTCGAACCTGCTGGTCGCCGCGCTGAAGGGTGAACGGCTCTGGGTGGTGACGCTCGACCCGGAGAAGGGCACGGTCGACGGCACCCCGCGGGCGATGCTGCAGAACCGGTACGGTCGGTTGCGGACGGTGGCCTCCGCCCCGGACGGATCGGTCTGGGTCGCGACGTCCAACCGGGACGGGCGCGGCAACCCCACCGTGGACGACGATCGCATCCTGCGGATCATCCCGCCCGGTTCGAGCGGCGTGGACGTGCTCTAGCGGGTTAGCCGCCCGAGGATTCCGGTAAAGAGAAGACATCGTGGGTTCTGACTCGATTCCGACGCCGCCCGACGACGCCGACGCCACTCCCGTGACGTCGGACGAGAAAGCAGTGACGGAGCCGGACGCGCCGGCGCACGGCAGGCACCGGCTGGCCCGGCTGCGCTCGGTACGCGGGCCGAAGTGGCTGCGTACGGGCGTGCTCGCGTTCCTGATCGCGCTCGTCGGCACGACGCTGGGGCTGCAGCTCGGCGGGCGGGCCGAGGTCGAGATCGGCCCGTTCCAGATGCAGCTGGCCGCGCAGCCGTCGCTGAGCGGCGGCTCACAGCTGCGCATCCCGCCGCTGGGCGCGATCTCGATCCAGAGCCACAGCGGCCCGATCCGGCTGGTCGCGCGGGTCGACGGGCTGAACGAGTCGGAGACCAGGCAGCTGATCGCCGACCCGGCACGCATCGAGGAAGCCACCGACCTCACCACCGGAGACGTCCGCTCGGCGCTGGAGACGCTCGCGCTGCGTGCGATCGGTGCGGGGCTGCTGGGCGCGGTCCTGCTCGGGGCGATCGCGTTCCGCGACGTCCGGCGAACGGCGATCACCGGCGGTATGGCGGTCGTCCTGCTCGCCGGTAGCAGCGGCATCGCGGCCGCGACCCTCAACCCGAACAGCCTGAGCCAGCCCCGCTACGAGGGGCTGCTGACGAACATCCCGGCGCTGATCGGTGACGCGCGGTCGATCTACGACAACTACGGCCAGTACCGGGGTCAGCTCGTCTCGATCCTCACCAACATGAGCAAGGTCTACGAGGCCGTCTCGACGCTGCCGAACTACCAGCCCGACCCCAACACGATCCGCGTGATGCACGTCAGCGACCTGCACAACAACCCCACCGCCTGGCAGGTGATCGGCACGATCGGCAACCAGTTCCAGGTCAACGCGGTGTTCGACACCGGCGACCTGACCGACTGGGGCAGCGCGACCGAGGCCAACCTGTACGCGAGCAACATCGCCGCGCTGAAGGTGCCGTACGTGTTCATCCGCGGCAACCACGACTCGACCGACGTCGCTCGTGCGGTCGCGACGAACCCGAACGCGGTCGTGCTCGACGACACCGTGCGCCAGGTGGCCGGCCTGACCGTTGCCGGCGCCGGCAGCAGCCGGTTCACGCCGGACAAGACCACCGGCGACGACAACGCGGGCAAGGACGTCGAGGCGCAGTCCGGTGACGCGCTCGCGGACACCGTGCAGCGGTACAACCGGGAGAACGAGAAGTCCGTCGACGTCATGATGGTGCACGAACCAGCGGCCGCCGAACCGCTCAAGGACCGCGGGCCGCTGATCCTGGCCGGGCACACCCACGAGCGGAAAGTCGAGGCGCTCGACAAGGACACCCTGCTGATGATCGAGGGGTCGACGGGAGCCGCCGGCCTGCGTGGCCTCCAGGGCGACACGCCGAAGTCGTTCGAGATGACCGTGCTCTACTTCGCGCAGGACGGCGCGCTCAAGGCATACGACGAGATCACCGTGAGCGGGTCGGGGCAGTCGCAGGTGGAGCTGCGCCGGGTCATCGTCGGCCAGCGCAACGCGGTTCCGGCGGCCACGGTCACGGCGACGCCGAGCGGCACCGTGACCGTGACCCCGTCGGCCCCGAACACCCAGCCGGTGATCCCGTCCCCTACCCCGTCGGGCTCGCCGACGGTGACCCCGACGCCGTAGTCACGAGCCTCATCCCCACGTTCGGCTGGTAGGCCCACCAGTACGTGTCCTGCGGGGTGGAGCCCACGGTGACGATCTTGATCCGACCGGCGCCGTCGATCGTCACCCGGCTGGGCGGCCGGGCGTAGGAGCCGACGTGGACGGCGCCGATCGCGGTGAGGTCGTCCGGTTCGCCACGCAGCACGAACAGCTGCGTGACCACGCGCGACCGGCGCTGGAACTCGCAGGCTTCCGCGCTCATCCCGGGCGGGCACGCGTCGTCCTGCAGGCCGGCCGTCGTGCAGCCGAGCGTGACGAGGTAGTCCGGGCGGCCGTCGCGGTCGATGTCCGCGCGGAACGCGTTGAAGTCCATGACCGTGTAGGTCCAGTCGAAGCCGTCGTGGGCGACCGTCGCCCGCCCGTCCCGGAACTCGACGACCGGGCCACCGCAGTTGCCCTTGGTCACGGCGCTCAGGTCCATCCGGGCATCGCGGATCGTGAGTTTCCAGGAGTCGTCGGTCGGGCTCGGGGCTGGTGAGGTGGCCGTGGCTGTGGTCGTGTCCGTGGCCGGGACGACACGCTCGGGTTGCTGGTTCAGGCCGGCGAGGGCCGCGCCGGCCCCGAGGATCACCAGCACCGCGGCCACCGCGCCGACGACGCCGGCCCGGCGGCGCTGGCGCCGAACGGTGGCCCTGGCGGTGCCGGGACCAGGGCCGGCCATCGTCGTCGTGGCGCGGAAAGCGGCGAACCTGTGCCGGAGCGGATCAGTGTTCACGGAGCGCTCCCGTCCGGTCGGTGGAAGAGATTTCGTCGGGGCCGAGTTCGACGGCGAGGCGGCCGCGGGCGCGGTGCAACCACGATTTGACCGTCCCGGCGGGCACCCCTTCCCGGTCGGCGATCTCGTCGATGCCCAGGTCGCCCAGGTAGAACAGGACGACGGCCCGGCGCTGCTGCGGCGGCAACGCGGCCAGTGCGGCGACCAGGTCGAGCCACTCCGGGTCCGGTGGCGGCGCCGGCTCGGCCCGCTGCTGGCGGCGGTGGGCGAACGCGACGCGGATCCGGCGCCAGCGGCTCACCGCGAGCCGGTACGCGACCGTACGCACCCAGGCCACCGGGTCGCCGTAGCCCGACACCCGCGACCAGCGTCGCCAGGCCCGGCAGAACGCCTCCTGGGTGATGTCCTCGGCTTCCGCGCGGTCGCCGAGGTACGCCGCGATCTGAGTGCCTATCGCCGCGAAGTTCGCGGTGTAGAACTCGTCGAACTCGTGTTCCGCAGTCACGCCCCCTTGTCACGCGGCGGACGGCCCGCCGGTTGCGTCCGCGCCGAAGTATTTTCTGCTGGTCCGAACCGGGCCAGTTCCGGCCTCGGTGGCCCGGTGCGCCCGGCGGTTCGCAGGTTAGCGTCGATCACGTGACTACCAGCGTGCTGAGCCTCGACGCCGTCCGGAACCAGTTCACGCCCGACCCGGGCTTCTTCAACACCGCGAGCCTGGGTGCTCCGCCGCGCGCCACGGTCGACGCGGTCCGGGCCGCGATCGACGCCTGGTCCCTCGGGCGGGCGACCGCCGGTGACTTCGACGTCTCGGTCGTGGGCGCGCGGGAGGCGTTCGCCCGTCTCGCCGGGGTGCCGGCGTCGTCGGTGGCGGCCGGTTCCACGGTGTCGCCGCTGGTGGGACTGGTCGCGGCGTCGCTGCCGGCCGGTTCGGAGGTGCTCGTCGCCGACGACGACTTCACGTCGCTGCTGTTCCCGTTCGCCGCGCAGTCCGGGCTTTCCCTCCGCTCGGTGCCGCTGGCGTCGCTGGCGTCGTCGGTGCGTGAGACGACCGCGCTGGTCGCGGTGTCGATGGTGCAGTCGGCCGACGGTCGCCTGGTCGACCTGGACGCGTTGCGCGCCACCGGGGTGCCGGTGCTGCTGGACACCACGCAGTCGACGGGGTGGCTGCCGGTGGACGTCTCGTGGGTCGACTACGTGGTGTGCGGCGCGTACAAGTGGCTGCTGTCGCCACGGGGCAGCGCGTTCCTGATCGTGCGGCCCGACCGGTTGGAGTCGCTGACCCCGCACGCGGCGAACTGGTACGCCGGGGCCGACATCTGGGCGTCGATCTACGGGTTGCCGCTGCGCCTGGCCTCCGACGCCCGGCGGTTCGACACCTCGCCGGCGTGGTTCTCCTGGGTGGGCACGGCGACGTCGCTCGAGCTGCTGGCCTCGCTCGACCCGTACGAGGTGCACGCCCACGACGTCGGGCTGGCGAACACGTTGCGTGCCGGGCTCGGGCTACCGGCGGGCGACTCGGCGATCGTCTCGGTGCCGATGGACGCGGCCGGCCAGGAGCGCCTGCGGGCCGCCGGTGTCCGCACCGCGGTGCGAGCCGGCGCGGTGCGCTTCTCCTGCCACCTCTACACGACGCCGTCCGACGTCGACCTGGCGCTGAACGCGCTGGTCGGCTGACGCCGTGGGGGCCGGCCTCCCGGCCCCCACGGCGTCGCCGCCGTCAGGACAACTTCTGGATGATCAGTTCGCGGACGGTCTTCGCGTCGGCCTGGCCCTTGGTGGCCTTCATGACCGCGCCGACGAGCGCACCGGCCGCCGCGACCTTGCCGCTGCGGATCTTCTCGGCGACGTCGGGGTTGGCCGCGATCGCCTCGTCGACCGCGGCACCGAGCGCCCCGGTGTCGCTGACGACCTCGAGCCCCCTCGACACGACGACCTCTTCCGGCGAACCCTCGCCCGCGAGCACCCCGTCGAGCACCTGACGCGCGAGCTTGTCGTTGATGCGCCCGGCGTCGACCAGCGCCTGAACCTCCGCCACCTGCGACGGGGTGATCGCCAGCGCGTCGAGCTCGGTGCCGGTCTCGTTGGCCTTGCGGGCGAGCTCGCCCATCCACCACTTGCGGGCCGCCTCCGGCGAGGCACCGGCCTCGATCGTGGCCCCGATGAGCTCCACCGCTCCGGCGTTCACCACCGAGGCCCAGTCGTGGTCGGACACGCCCCACGCCTGCTGGATGCGCTTGCGACGCTCGGCCGGCGGCTCCGGAAGCGTCGCGCGCAGCTCCTCGACCCACGCCGGGTCCGGCGCGATCGGCACCAGGTCGGGCTCGGGGAAGTACCGGTAGTCGGTGGCCTCTTCCTTGCTCCGGCCGGACGTGGTCTCCCCGGTGTCCTCGTGGAAGTGACGGGTCTCCTGAGTGATCTTGCCGCCGGCGTCGAGCACCCCGGCCTGGCGGATCATCTCCGAGCGCACCGCCCGCTCCACCGAGCGCAGCGAGTTCACGTTCTTCGTCTCGGTGCGGGTGCCCCAGGGCGCCCCGGGCCGGTTCAGCGACGTGTTCACGTCGCAGCGCATCGAGCCCTGCTCCATGCGCACGTCGGACACGTCGAGACCGCGGATGACGTCACGCAGCGCGGTGACGTACGCCCGGGCGACCTCCGGCGCTCGCTCCCCGGTGCCGACGACCGGCTTGGTCACGATCTCGACCAGCGGGATGCCGGCCCGGTTGTAGTCGACGAGCGAGTGCGTCGCCCCGTGGATACGACCGGTGGCGCCGCCGACGTGCAGCGTCTTACCGGTGTCCTCCTCCATGTGGACGCGCTCGATCTCGACCCGGATCGTCTCGCCGTCCACCTCGACGTCGAGGTAACCGTCGGTGCAGATCGGCTCGTCGTACTGGCTGATCTGGTAGTTCTTCGGCATGTCCGGGTAGAAGTAGTTCTTCCGCGCGAACCGGCACCAGGTGGCGATCGAGCAGTTGAGCGCGAGTCCGATCCGGATCGTCGCCGCCACCGCCGCCGCGTTGACGACCGGCAGCGAGCCCGGCAGGCCCAGGCACACCGGGCAGACCTGCGTGTTCGGCTCGGCGCCGAACACGGTGGCGCAGCCGCACCACATCTTGGTGTTCGTGCCCAGCTCGACGTGCGTCTCGAGCCCGATGACCGGCTCGTAGCGCTCGATGACGTCTACCGTCACTTGGATCCCTCCAGAGCGGGAGCGCGGCCGGCGAGCACACCCAGCGCGGCCTCGACCGCCGCGGCCACCCGGTAACACCGGTCGTCGGCCAGGGCGGGGGCCATGATCTGCAGGCCGACCGGCAGGTCGTGGTCAGCGCCGGGCGCCTTCGCCGTGCCGGCCGGAACCGAGATCGCGGGCAGGCCCGCCAGCGACGCGGGCAGCGTGCACAGGTCGGCCG contains:
- the gatB gene encoding Asp-tRNA(Asn)/Glu-tRNA(Gln) amidotransferase subunit GatB yields the protein MTVDVIERYEPVIGLETHVELGTNTKMWCGCATVFGAEPNTQVCPVCLGLPGSLPVVNAAAVAATIRIGLALNCSIATWCRFARKNYFYPDMPKNYQISQYDEPICTDGYLDVEVDGETIRVEIERVHMEEDTGKTLHVGGATGRIHGATHSLVDYNRAGIPLVEIVTKPVVGTGERAPEVARAYVTALRDVIRGLDVSDVRMEQGSMRCDVNTSLNRPGAPWGTRTETKNVNSLRSVERAVRSEMIRQAGVLDAGGKITQETRHFHEDTGETTSGRSKEEATDYRYFPEPDLVPIAPDPAWVEELRATLPEPPAERRKRIQQAWGVSDHDWASVVNAGAVELIGATIEAGASPEAARKWWMGELARKANETGTELDALAITPSQVAEVQALVDAGRINDKLARQVLDGVLAGEGSPEEVVVSRGLEVVSDTGALGAAVDEAIAANPDVAEKIRSGKVAAAGALVGAVMKATKGQADAKTVRELIIQKLS
- a CDS encoding PQQ-dependent sugar dehydrogenase — encoded protein: MSGPTRQRALRPLVVAATTLVLALAGCSLGAPDETESGESPNLPTPSASPTAPGGSEEDDGVGVQVLVKNLQVPWGLAFLPDGKALVTERDTRRILSITPGGRATPVQTIQDAYSGGEGGLLGIAVSPKYATDKTVYLYYTTRTDNRIASLVLGQQPQPIVTGIPVSGIHNGGRLAFGPDGYLYAGTGDASERGRAQDLKSLGGKILRMTGAGKPAPGNPYPNSLVWSRGHRNVQGLTWDSKKRLWATEFGQNEWDEVNVITKGGNYGWPTVEGMSNDKRFTKPLVAWKPDVASPSGAVVIGSNLLVAALKGERLWVVTLDPEKGTVDGTPRAMLQNRYGRLRTVASAPDGSVWVATSNRDGRGNPTVDDDRILRIIPPGSSGVDVL
- a CDS encoding aminotransferase class V-fold PLP-dependent enzyme, which codes for MTTSVLSLDAVRNQFTPDPGFFNTASLGAPPRATVDAVRAAIDAWSLGRATAGDFDVSVVGAREAFARLAGVPASSVAAGSTVSPLVGLVAASLPAGSEVLVADDDFTSLLFPFAAQSGLSLRSVPLASLASSVRETTALVAVSMVQSADGRLVDLDALRATGVPVLLDTTQSTGWLPVDVSWVDYVVCGAYKWLLSPRGSAFLIVRPDRLESLTPHAANWYAGADIWASIYGLPLRLASDARRFDTSPAWFSWVGTATSLELLASLDPYEVHAHDVGLANTLRAGLGLPAGDSAIVSVPMDAAGQERLRAAGVRTAVRAGAVRFSCHLYTTPSDVDLALNALVG
- a CDS encoding metallophosphoesterase family protein, giving the protein MGSDSIPTPPDDADATPVTSDEKAVTEPDAPAHGRHRLARLRSVRGPKWLRTGVLAFLIALVGTTLGLQLGGRAEVEIGPFQMQLAAQPSLSGGSQLRIPPLGAISIQSHSGPIRLVARVDGLNESETRQLIADPARIEEATDLTTGDVRSALETLALRAIGAGLLGAVLLGAIAFRDVRRTAITGGMAVVLLAGSSGIAAATLNPNSLSQPRYEGLLTNIPALIGDARSIYDNYGQYRGQLVSILTNMSKVYEAVSTLPNYQPDPNTIRVMHVSDLHNNPTAWQVIGTIGNQFQVNAVFDTGDLTDWGSATEANLYASNIAALKVPYVFIRGNHDSTDVARAVATNPNAVVLDDTVRQVAGLTVAGAGSSRFTPDKTTGDDNAGKDVEAQSGDALADTVQRYNRENEKSVDVMMVHEPAAAEPLKDRGPLILAGHTHERKVEALDKDTLLMIEGSTGAAGLRGLQGDTPKSFEMTVLYFAQDGALKAYDEITVSGSGQSQVELRRVIVGQRNAVPAATVTATPSGTVTVTPSAPNTQPVIPSPTPSGSPTVTPTP
- a CDS encoding sigma-70 family RNA polymerase sigma factor, with the translated sequence MTAEHEFDEFYTANFAAIGTQIAAYLGDRAEAEDITQEAFCRAWRRWSRVSGYGDPVAWVRTVAYRLAVSRWRRIRVAFAHRRQQRAEPAPPPDPEWLDLVAALAALPPQQRRAVVLFYLGDLGIDEIADREGVPAGTVKSWLHRARGRLAVELGPDEISSTDRTGALREH